A section of the Osmia lignaria lignaria isolate PbOS001 chromosome 3, iyOsmLign1, whole genome shotgun sequence genome encodes:
- the LOC117605367 gene encoding sodium/potassium-transporting ATPase subunit beta-1-like isoform X3, whose protein sequence is MVILHDEEYYRSRVPQPDLGALKNFLRFVWNKEQKTLFDRTAKEWGQLGIFYLAFFTVLGSIFAIQMKISIDYITKLKQPLFKNPSVSSRSIEKRFAIFRPLWQFENPGIVFKPNSVSSTSPLILVDSANVNSRPKRYVQALDDFFQGIQQVSLTKYSKNMSNYNLNCQEGKANYFEKPCFFDIKKLGSCSKSPYGYTEPMQPCVLIKFNKRFDWIPECYNRSSNLPETMPDGLKKMVQESDKLHIWLSCDGLNNVDKEHMGEIEYNPKPGFPVEFFPFTGQPDYLSPVVALQFKNLTPNRLVTIDCNLWASNIRRQSGCSLDFQIIIAN, encoded by the exons ATGGTTATATTACACGACGAAGAATATTACAGAAGTAGAGTACCTCAACCCGATTTAGGAGCGCTGAAAAATTTTCTACGATTTGTTTGGAACAAAGAACAAAAAACCTTATTTGATAGAACAGCCAAAGAATggg GTCAATTGGGAATATTTTACTTGGCTTTCTTTACTGTTCTGGGATCAATCTTCGCGATACAAATGAAGATCAGTATTGATTATATTACCAAATTGAAACAACCGTTATTTAAAAACCCCAGCGTCTCTTCAAGGTCCATAGAAAAGAGATTCGCTATTTTCCGTCCTCTTTGGCAATTCGAGAATCCAG GAATAGTTTTCAAACCAAACAGCGTGTCGAGTACATCACCTCTAATTTTGGTAGACAGTGCGAATGTTAACAGCCGACCGAAGCGGTATGTTCAAGCGTTGGATGACTTTTTTCAAGGTATTCAACAGGTATCCCTTACAA AGTACAGTAAAAATATGTCAAATTATAACTTGAATTGTCAAGAGGGTAAAGCGAATTATTTCGAGAAACCTTGTttttttgatataaaaaaattaggATCATGCAGTAAATCCCCATATGGATATACAGAACCTATGCAACCGTGTgtcttaattaaattcaataag AGGTTCGATTGGATACCTGAGTGTTATAATAGATCTTCGAATTTACCTGAGACTATGCCGGATGGTTTGAAAAAAATGGTGCAAGAATCTGATAAG TTACACATATGGTTATCGTGCGATGGACTAAATAATGTCGATAAAGAGCACATGGGAGAAATAGAATATAATCCAAAACCTGGATTTCCAGTCGAATTCTTTCCATTTACCGGACAGCCTGATTATTTATCTCCGGTCGTGGCGCTACAATTCAAGAACTTAACAC CAAATCGGTTGGTAACGATCGACTGTAATTTGTGGGCTTCCAATATTAGACGCCAGTCTGGTTGTTCGTtagattttcaaataataatag CAAATTAA
- the LOC117605365 gene encoding uncharacterized protein LOC117605365, with translation MADAGLSLDDIIKKSKSSGMRSRGGGVRRGITRGARANGSLRGRGSKVITDARFKIIQKNREKLTDARDKLAEIAKQTDARLKLDKIRASQLKKIETQIPGISRKAGRNGRLSLSTNKIPSIMPPAMPQNIPNNYMPPPTRTVGYRPPALAESHYMGDMNMDYNDDYMMETAPLRRTVSNEYAPTPPPPPPVFSIKPASSYTWVKPTSSNITRIVPSRKPEVEREHDRARDYKVIARSSMVNMPTKPPSPSYKEDWTFGTKSRTILAEDPVDPKYYDSRSHRDVGVKSRLDSVPNKSRIMGVLSRSKTSSSSSSSQSTGYRIVVSNLQANVTQEDIKELFEDVGELLVSRLVRPGTAEVIYKTLKDATKAVETYHNRQLDGHPMKCLLVNPRPKNNPTGPAVRSLTESRRSVSSSYVQPSLGAVHRALFDDS, from the exons ATGGCTGATGCGGGCTTAAGTTTAGAtgacataattaaaaaatcgaaATCATCAGGAATGAGAAGCAGAGGTGGAGG TGTTCGGAGAGGAATTACTAGGGGTGCACGTGCTAATGGTTCGTTAAGAGGACGTGGGTCAAAAGTAATCACAGATGCACGATTTAAAATCATACAAAAGAATCGGGAGAAGCTTACGGATGCAAGAGACAAACTTGCTGAAATTGCCAAACAGACTGATGCTAGATTGAAATTAGATAAGATTCGTGCatctcaattaaaaaaaatagaaacacagATACCTGGAATTTCACGAAAAGCAGGTCGCAATGGACGATTATCTTTGTCGACGAATAAAATACCCTCAATCATGCCACCTGCAATGCCACAGAATATTCCAAACAATTACATGCCGCCACCCACAAGGACAGTGGGTTATAGACCACCTGCGCTTGCAGAATCTCATTATATGGGAGACATGAACATGGATTACAATGATG ATTATATGATGGAAACTGCACCTTTAAGAAGAACTGTAAGTAACGAATACGCTCCTACACCACCTCCGCCACCTCCTGTGTTCAGTATTAAACCTGCATCTTCATACACATGGGTAAAACCAACAAGTAGCAATATAACAAGAATTGTACCTTCGCGTAAGCCTGAAGTTGAGAGGGAACATGATAGAGCAAGGGATTACAAAGTTATTGCTCGTTCTTCGATGGTAAATATGCCT ACAAAACCTCCTTCTCCTTCGTACAAAGAAGATTGGACTTTTGGCACAAAATCACG aaCTATATTAGCAGAAGATCCAGTGGATCCAAAGTATTATGATTCACGAAGTCATAGAGATGTTGGTGTAAAATCACGATTAGATTCAGTTCCAAATAAATCACGAATCATGGGTGttttatctcgttcaaaaactAGTTCCAGTTCGTCGTCATCGCAATCAACTGGTTATCGAATTGTAGTATCCAATTTACAAGCAAACGTTACACAAGAAGATATAAAG GAGTTATTTGAAGATGTAGGAGAATTATTAGTGTCCAGATTAGTGCGGCCTGGAACAGCAGAAGTaatttataaaacattaaaGGATGCTACAAAAGCCGTTGAAACTTATCATAACAGACAATTAGATGGTCACCCAATGAAATGTCTTCTTGTAAATCCACGACCAAAAAATAATCCAACAGGGCCTGCAGTAAGGTCCCTTACAGA ATCAAGAAGAAGCGTTAGTTCAAGTTATGTACAACCAAGTTTAGGAGCAGTGCATCGCGCATTGTTCGATGATTcttaa
- the LOC117605367 gene encoding sodium/potassium-transporting ATPase subunit beta-1-like isoform X2, which produces MVILHDEEYYRSRVPQPDLGALKNFLRFVWNKEQKTLFDRTAKEWGQLGIFYLAFFTVLGSIFAIQMKISIDYITKLKQPLFKNPSVSSRSIEKRFAIFRPLWQFENPGIVFKPNSVSSTSPLILVDSANVNSRPKRYVQALDDFFQEYSKNMSNYNLNCQEGKANYFEKPCFFDIKKLGSCSKSPYGYTEPMQPCVLIKFNKRFDWIPECYNRSSNLPETMPDGLKKMVQESDKLHIWLSCDGLNNVDKEHMGEIEYNPKPGFPVEFFPFTGQPDYLSPVVALQFKNLTPNRLVTIDCNLWASNIRRQSGCSLDFQIIIGKMNFCNYSVSDIRWMCTISPCPCIERST; this is translated from the exons ATGGTTATATTACACGACGAAGAATATTACAGAAGTAGAGTACCTCAACCCGATTTAGGAGCGCTGAAAAATTTTCTACGATTTGTTTGGAACAAAGAACAAAAAACCTTATTTGATAGAACAGCCAAAGAATggg GTCAATTGGGAATATTTTACTTGGCTTTCTTTACTGTTCTGGGATCAATCTTCGCGATACAAATGAAGATCAGTATTGATTATATTACCAAATTGAAACAACCGTTATTTAAAAACCCCAGCGTCTCTTCAAGGTCCATAGAAAAGAGATTCGCTATTTTCCGTCCTCTTTGGCAATTCGAGAATCCAG GAATAGTTTTCAAACCAAACAGCGTGTCGAGTACATCACCTCTAATTTTGGTAGACAGTGCGAATGTTAACAGCCGACCGAAGCGGTATGTTCAAGCGTTGGATGACTTTTTTCAAG AGTACAGTAAAAATATGTCAAATTATAACTTGAATTGTCAAGAGGGTAAAGCGAATTATTTCGAGAAACCTTGTttttttgatataaaaaaattaggATCATGCAGTAAATCCCCATATGGATATACAGAACCTATGCAACCGTGTgtcttaattaaattcaataag AGGTTCGATTGGATACCTGAGTGTTATAATAGATCTTCGAATTTACCTGAGACTATGCCGGATGGTTTGAAAAAAATGGTGCAAGAATCTGATAAG TTACACATATGGTTATCGTGCGATGGACTAAATAATGTCGATAAAGAGCACATGGGAGAAATAGAATATAATCCAAAACCTGGATTTCCAGTCGAATTCTTTCCATTTACCGGACAGCCTGATTATTTATCTCCGGTCGTGGCGCTACAATTCAAGAACTTAACAC CAAATCGGTTGGTAACGATCGACTGTAATTTGTGGGCTTCCAATATTAGACGCCAGTCTGGTTGTTCGTtagattttcaaataataataggTAAGATGAATTTTTGCAATTATTCAGTTTCTGACATAAGGTGGATGTGCACAATTTCGCCATGTCCATGTATAGAACGTTCTACGTAA
- the LOC117605367 gene encoding sodium/potassium-transporting ATPase subunit beta-1-like isoform X1 gives MVILHDEEYYRSRVPQPDLGALKNFLRFVWNKEQKTLFDRTAKEWGQLGIFYLAFFTVLGSIFAIQMKISIDYITKLKQPLFKNPSVSSRSIEKRFAIFRPLWQFENPGIVFKPNSVSSTSPLILVDSANVNSRPKRYVQALDDFFQGIQQVSLTKYSKNMSNYNLNCQEGKANYFEKPCFFDIKKLGSCSKSPYGYTEPMQPCVLIKFNKRFDWIPECYNRSSNLPETMPDGLKKMVQESDKLHIWLSCDGLNNVDKEHMGEIEYNPKPGFPVEFFPFTGQPDYLSPVVALQFKNLTPNRLVTIDCNLWASNIRRQSGCSLDFQIIIGKMNFCNYSVSDIRWMCTISPCPCIERST, from the exons ATGGTTATATTACACGACGAAGAATATTACAGAAGTAGAGTACCTCAACCCGATTTAGGAGCGCTGAAAAATTTTCTACGATTTGTTTGGAACAAAGAACAAAAAACCTTATTTGATAGAACAGCCAAAGAATggg GTCAATTGGGAATATTTTACTTGGCTTTCTTTACTGTTCTGGGATCAATCTTCGCGATACAAATGAAGATCAGTATTGATTATATTACCAAATTGAAACAACCGTTATTTAAAAACCCCAGCGTCTCTTCAAGGTCCATAGAAAAGAGATTCGCTATTTTCCGTCCTCTTTGGCAATTCGAGAATCCAG GAATAGTTTTCAAACCAAACAGCGTGTCGAGTACATCACCTCTAATTTTGGTAGACAGTGCGAATGTTAACAGCCGACCGAAGCGGTATGTTCAAGCGTTGGATGACTTTTTTCAAGGTATTCAACAGGTATCCCTTACAA AGTACAGTAAAAATATGTCAAATTATAACTTGAATTGTCAAGAGGGTAAAGCGAATTATTTCGAGAAACCTTGTttttttgatataaaaaaattaggATCATGCAGTAAATCCCCATATGGATATACAGAACCTATGCAACCGTGTgtcttaattaaattcaataag AGGTTCGATTGGATACCTGAGTGTTATAATAGATCTTCGAATTTACCTGAGACTATGCCGGATGGTTTGAAAAAAATGGTGCAAGAATCTGATAAG TTACACATATGGTTATCGTGCGATGGACTAAATAATGTCGATAAAGAGCACATGGGAGAAATAGAATATAATCCAAAACCTGGATTTCCAGTCGAATTCTTTCCATTTACCGGACAGCCTGATTATTTATCTCCGGTCGTGGCGCTACAATTCAAGAACTTAACAC CAAATCGGTTGGTAACGATCGACTGTAATTTGTGGGCTTCCAATATTAGACGCCAGTCTGGTTGTTCGTtagattttcaaataataataggTAAGATGAATTTTTGCAATTATTCAGTTTCTGACATAAGGTGGATGTGCACAATTTCGCCATGTCCATGTATAGAACGTTCTACGTAA